A stretch of DNA from Rhodoluna sp. KAS3:
GCGCAGGAGCAGGACCTTGACCTAGTCGAGGTTGCCCCAACTTCTAAGCCACCAGTTGCAAAACTGATGGACTTCGGCAAGTTCAAATACGAAGCTGCACAGAAGGTTCGCGAGGCACGTAAAAACCAGGTCAACACCATTCTCAAGACCGTTCGTTTCGGTCTAAAGATTGATGCTCACGACTATGGCACAAAGCGTGGCCAGATCGAGCGCTTCCTCAAGGCCGGTGACAAGGTCAAGGTGATCGTGGTTTTCCGCGGTCGCGAACAGTCTCGCCCAGAAATGGGTATCAAGTTGCTTCAGAAGCTTGCCGAAGAAGTAGCCGAGTTGGGTGCAGTCGAATCGAATCCTTCGATCGACGGACGAAACATGGTTATGGTCATCGGTCCGCTAAAGAACAAGGCAGATGCCAAAGCAGAAGCCAAAAAAGCGGCAGACAAGTTGTCTAAGGCAGCAGCCAAAGACCAGGAAAGCCCAGAACAGCCAAAGGAATCGGCAGCAGAAGCTGCCGAGTAGAAACAGGAGATAGCAATGCCAAAGCAGAAGACCCACTCGGGCGCCAAGAAGCGTTTCCGCTTCACCGGTAGCGGCAAGATCATGAAAGAACAGATCAACATGCGCCACAACCAGGAGCACATGTCGAACCGTCGCAAGCGTCGCCTAAACGTAGACCAGGTTGTCTCAAAGGCCGACTACAAGACCCTAAAGACCCTTCTCGGCAAGTAAGCCCGAGTTCTTTCAAACTTCACTAGGAGCATCAAATGGCAAGAGTAAAAAACGCGGTTAACGGCGCTAAGAAGCGTCGTACCGTACTAGAGCGCGCTAAGGGTTACCGCGGCCAGCGCTCACGTCTGTACCGCATGGCAAAGCAGCAGATGCTGCACTCGTTGGTTTACGCATACAACGACCGCCGTGCCCGTAAGGGTGACTTCCGTCGCCTCTGGATCCAGCGCATCAACGCAGCAGCTCGCCTAAACGGCATGACTTACAACCGCTTCATCCAGGGTCTAAACCTTGCTGGTATTGAGGTTGACCGTCGTATCCTGGCTGACCTAGCTGTAAACGATGCCAAGACTTTCGCAACCCTAGTAGCAACCGCAAAGGCTGCACTTCCTGCAGACACCTCTGCACCAAAGGTTAAGTAAGTCAATTGCTAACTGATCCCAAGGCCACCAAGGTCCGTGGGGTTGCCAAGCTCACTAAGAAAGACGCCCGGTCCTCGACCGGGCTCTTTCTGCTTGAGGGACCTCAAGGACTCAAAGAGGCACTCGAACGACCGAGGCTAATCGTCGAGTTGTACGCAACCGAGGAAGCCGTTTCGCGCTACCCGGAACTCTTTGATCGAGCAGAATCCAAGCGCATTCAGGTGCAACTGGTAACTGAGCCAGTACTCAAAGCCCTTTCTGACACCACAACCCCGCAGGGCGTAGTTGCCGTATGCGAGCAACTGGATGTCTCACTTGATGATGTTCTAGAAGCCAAACCAACTTTGATTGCCTTTCTGGCGAACATTCGGGACCCTGGCAATGCTGGCACCGTCCTTCGTGCCGCAGACGCTGCGGGTGCCGATGCTGTCATCTTCAGCAGCAACAGTGTCGATGTTTATAACCCGAAGGTAGTTCGCTCTACGACCGGATCAATTTTTCACCTGCCGATTGTCATCGACATCGACATTGAAACCGCCATCGAGAAATTCAAGGCGGCAGGAATTCAGGTCTTTGCGGCCAACGGCGGAGGTGAACAAATCCCTGACCTTAAACCTGAGGTTTTGCAGGCTCCAACCGCTTGGGTGTTTGGTAACGAGGCTTGGGGTTTCGAGCAGAGCACTCTCGACCAGGTTGACCGAGAGGTTGCAGTTCCCCTTTACGGAGCCGCAGAGTCGCTGAACCTAGCCACAGCGGCGAGCATCTGCCTCTACGCCTCTGCCTTCGCTCAAAATACTGGAGCCTAGGGCAGTAATCTGCGGTAATCAGTAGACTTAGAAGCCTATGTCTGCTGAAAATCCAATCACTCAATCCGCTGTAGATTCGGCCGTTGCTGAGGCACTCGTTGCAATCCAAGCAGCCGAAGATCTCGCGGCCCTCAAGGCTGCTCGCGCCCAGGTTATCGGCGAGCAATCGCCAATTGCTCAGTTGAACGCCCAGATGCGCAGCGTTCCAAACGAATTCAAAGCAGCTGCCGGTGCCATGATTGGCCAAGCCCGCGGCCAACTTAACGCAGCATTTAGCGCCAAGGAGGCAGAGTTCTCTGCCATCGAAGAGCAGGCAAAGCTTGCGGCTGAATCGGTAGATGTCACGGCAGCAGCTCAAACATCACGCATCGGCGCACGCCACCCATTGAGTTTGCTCCAGGACACCATCGCTGATGTTTTCGTAGGCATGGGCTGGGAGATTGCCGAAGGCCCTGAAATCGAAAGCGAATGGTTCAACTTTGATGCTTTGAACTTTGACGCTGACCACCCTGCCCGAGCAATGCAGGACACGTTTTTTGTTGAGCCGGTAGAAGCCAATTTGGTCCTTCGCACCCACACTTCTCCAGTGCAGGTTCGTTCCATGCTCGAGCGCGAACTGCCGCTGTATGTGCTCTGTCCTGGGCGTGTTTTCCGTACCGATGAACTCGATGCCACCCACACGCCGGTATTCCACCAGGTTGAGGGCTTGGCGATTGACAAGGGCCTGACCATGGCCGACCTGCGCGGTACTCTCGAGCATTTCGCTCGCATCATGTTTGGTCCCGATGCACAGATTCGCTTGCGTCCTTCGTTCTTCCCATTTACCGAGCCGTCGGCTGAGTTGGATGTTTGGCATCCTGGCGCCAAGGGCGGAGCTCGCTGGGTCGAATGGGGTGGTTGCGGCATGGTGAACCCAAATGTCCTAAAGGCCGCAGGTATTGATCCTGAGGAGTACACCGGGTTTGCGTTCGGTATGGGTATTGAGCGCACCCTGATGTTCCGAAATGATGTGCGAGACATGCACGACATGGTTGAAGCAGATGTTCGCTTCAGTGAGCAGTTTGGAGTTTCGATCTAATGCGCGTTCCACTTTCATGGTTGGCGGAGTACGTCGATCTCCCTGGCGATGCCACCCCAGACAGCGTGATGGCCGAGCTGGTAAAAATTGGCCTTGAAGAAGAAGGCTCGCACTCATTTGGTGTCTCTGGACCGGTCGTGGTTGGCCAGGTGCTTGAGTTCACCCCAGAAGAACAGTCAAACGGTAAGACCATTCGCTGGTGTCAGGTTCGTGTCGCAGCCGAGGGTATGAAGGCTGCTGATGGTGGCGATGACGTTCGAGGAATCGTTTGCGGTGCCAGCAATTTTGAAGTCGGCGACAAAGTTGTTGTCTGCCTGCCGGGTGCCGTTCTACCGGGCGATTTCCACATCACTCCGCGCAAGACTTACGGTCACGTTAGTGACGGAATGATGGCCTCGGCCCGAGAGCTAAATCTAAACGATGACCACGCTGGCATCATCCGGCTTCAAGAGTTGGGTCTTGATCCGAAGGTTGGTACAGATGCGCTCGAGGTGCTGAACCTCAATGAGCAGGCAGCAGAGGTCAACGTCACTCCAGACCGTGGCTACTGTTTCTCAATCCGCGGTATCGCACGCGAGTATTCTCACGCCACCGGCAGCGACTTCCGCGACCCAATTGGCAACGTGCACCCAGAGGCTGGGCACGGATTCGCGCTCAAAATTGATGACCAGTCACCGATCCGAGAGAAGATCGGTTCGGAGCGTTTTGTCCTTCGAACCGTCAAGGGCGTAGATGCCAAGCGCCCAACGCCGCCATGGATGGTGGCGCGACTAAAGCTTGCAGGCATGCGGTCAATTTCGCTCATTGTTGACATCACAAATTACGCGATGCTTGAACTCGGGCAACCTATTCATGCTTACGACTTGGATAAAATCCAGGGCGGTATCGTCGTTAGGCGAGCAAAGGCCGGCGAAGTTTTGGTCACCCTTGACGGGCAGGAGCGAAAACTCCACCCGGAGGACCTAGTAATTGCAGATGATTCTGGTGCAATCGGTCTAGCCGGTGTCATGGGCGGTCTAAGTACTGAAGTTTCAGAAACCACAGTCAACGTTCTGATTGAGGCTGCCCACTTTGAGCCAATTTCCATCGCTCGAACTGCCCGCCGTCACAAACTTCCGTCTGAGGCGTCCAAGCGCTTTGAGCGGGGCGTAGATTCAAACATCGCTGAGTACGCGGCCGGCCGAGTGGTTCAGCTTCTCGAGGTCCAAGCTCTCGGAACAGCCGACTCTTTGGGTGCTGACTTCCGCAGCCACCGTGCTGCGGCACCAATCTGGTTACCGGCCGATTTTGCGTCGGGTTTGGTTGGGGTTGACTACACAGCCAAAGAGATCGTAGAAACCCTCACTCTCATCGGCTGCGTCGTAGCTTCGGTCGATGGTGGTTTTGAAGTAATACCGCCAACTTGGCGGCCTGACCTCCGACACAAGACTGACCTGGTTGAAGAAGTTGCCAGAATCACCGGCTATGACCGCATCCCAACTCGCCTTCCAGTTGCACCTCCGGGCAGAGGATTGACCGCAAGTCAGCGTCATCGCCGTTCGGTGATCACTGCGTTGGCTAACTCCGGTCATGTAGAGGTCCTGACCTACCCATTTGTTTCTGCTCAGCAGAACTCTTGGTTTACTCCTTCTGCTGACACTGCCAGAGTTCGATTGGCTAACCCGATGCAGGGTGACCTCAACGAAATGCGCACATCAATCCTGCCTGGTTTGATGGATGCCCTTCGCAGAAATATCGCTCGTGGTGTGACTGACGTTGCAATTTTTGAAGAAGGTTCGGTTTTCATTCCGGCACCTCCGGTCAAGGTCAATCCAGCATTGCCTGCCGGAGATGCACGTCCGACAGACGCTCAGCTACAGGCACTGGCATCTACTATCCCGGTTCAGCCAAAGCGCATCGCGGGTGTGTTTGCTGGCAATAGAGTTGCCCAGCAGGTCGGTGTGACTGCTGTTGAAGCTACCTACCAGGATGCAATTCAGGCAGCCCGAGTTGTGGTTCGTTCCGTTGGACTCGACCTAGTTGTTCGTCAGGCCAGCCCAGCGGGTTTCCACCCCGGTAGAACCGCCGAGCTTTCAGTCTCAACTGCAGCCGGAACCTTTGTCCTTGGCTACGCCGGAGAACTCGATCCAAAACTCACTTCCGAGAACGATCTTCCTCGTCGCGTATCAGCATTCGAAATTGATCTTTCGCAGTTGTATGCGGTTGCGCCAAAAGTCATTCAAGCGGGTGCGCTCGGTGTCATGCCAGCCGCAACCCAAGACCTTTCGCTGCTGGTTCCTTCATCCGTCCCGGCTGCTGATGTGCAGGCAGTAATCACTGAGGGAGCAGGTCCATTATTGGAGCGCATCGTCTTGGTTGATGACTATCGGGGTGCCAACTTGCCTGAGGGACAGAAGTCGTTGACCTTCGCGCTCAGATTCCGCGCCGAAGATAGAACGCTCACGCAGGTAGAAGCTTCAGAGGCTCGCGATAGTGCAGTCTCTCTTGCTAGTGAGCGCTTTGGCGCATCGCTGCGGGCATAGCAGGCGGTAGGCAGATGGTTTATTCAGTAGCTGTAGCTGGTGCAAGCGGCAACGTTGGCGGAGAGCTTCTTCGCTTGATCGCCGTGCACCCAGATCTGGAGCTCAAGACCGTCACCGCGAGCAGCATGGTAGGCGAGCGCGTGGCGGCTCTGCATCCATCTGTGACCAAGTATGCCGACGTTGTGTTCAAAGAAAATAACGCCGAAAACCTATCGGGGCATGATGTTGTTTTTCTTGCCCTTCCGCATTCAAAATCTGCTGAGGTTGCAGCCTGGCTGGATGGCCAGAACTCCCTGATACTTGACTGTGGCGCCGACTTTAGGCTCGACAGCGCTTCGGATTGGGAAAAGTTCTATGGCGGCACCCATGCCGGAACCTGGACCTATGGCATGCCTGAATTGCTCGTCGATGGCGGTTCTGCAAAACAGCGCGATGCCCTAAAGACCACAAAAAGAATCGCGGTGCCAGGTTGCAACGTCACGGCCATCACAATTGGCTTGGCGCCGGCCCTATCTGCACACCTGGTTGAACCTGCTGACATCGTCAGTATTTTGACGGTTGGAACATCGGGTGCCGGTCGCGGCGCTACCGAGAAACTTCAAGCTGAAGAACCTACTGGTTCGGCCTACGCCTATCAAGTTGGCGGCATCCACCGCCACAC
This window harbors:
- the argC gene encoding N-acetyl-gamma-glutamyl-phosphate reductase → MVYSVAVAGASGNVGGELLRLIAVHPDLELKTVTASSMVGERVAALHPSVTKYADVVFKENNAENLSGHDVVFLALPHSKSAEVAAWLDGQNSLILDCGADFRLDSASDWEKFYGGTHAGTWTYGMPELLVDGGSAKQRDALKTTKRIAVPGCNVTAITIGLAPALSAHLVEPADIVSILTVGTSGAGRGATEKLQAEEPTGSAYAYQVGGIHRHTPEIEQNLAKAAGESVQVSFTPVLASLERGILAVNTAVLKPGVDLLQIVTAYQAAYGTEAFIEVLPSGEFPKTSSIIGENKATIGLAVDEHANRLISVCAIDNLVKGTGGAAIQSMNIALGLPETTGLTSISLGQNGDN
- the rpmI gene encoding 50S ribosomal protein L35: MPKQKTHSGAKKRFRFTGSGKIMKEQINMRHNQEHMSNRRKRRLNVDQVVSKADYKTLKTLLGK
- the rplT gene encoding 50S ribosomal protein L20, which encodes MARVKNAVNGAKKRRTVLERAKGYRGQRSRLYRMAKQQMLHSLVYAYNDRRARKGDFRRLWIQRINAAARLNGMTYNRFIQGLNLAGIEVDRRILADLAVNDAKTFATLVATAKAALPADTSAPKVK
- the pheS gene encoding phenylalanine--tRNA ligase subunit alpha, which produces MSAENPITQSAVDSAVAEALVAIQAAEDLAALKAARAQVIGEQSPIAQLNAQMRSVPNEFKAAAGAMIGQARGQLNAAFSAKEAEFSAIEEQAKLAAESVDVTAAAQTSRIGARHPLSLLQDTIADVFVGMGWEIAEGPEIESEWFNFDALNFDADHPARAMQDTFFVEPVEANLVLRTHTSPVQVRSMLERELPLYVLCPGRVFRTDELDATHTPVFHQVEGLAIDKGLTMADLRGTLEHFARIMFGPDAQIRLRPSFFPFTEPSAELDVWHPGAKGGARWVEWGGCGMVNPNVLKAAGIDPEEYTGFAFGMGIERTLMFRNDVRDMHDMVEADVRFSEQFGVSI
- the pheT gene encoding phenylalanine--tRNA ligase subunit beta, which produces MRVPLSWLAEYVDLPGDATPDSVMAELVKIGLEEEGSHSFGVSGPVVVGQVLEFTPEEQSNGKTIRWCQVRVAAEGMKAADGGDDVRGIVCGASNFEVGDKVVVCLPGAVLPGDFHITPRKTYGHVSDGMMASARELNLNDDHAGIIRLQELGLDPKVGTDALEVLNLNEQAAEVNVTPDRGYCFSIRGIAREYSHATGSDFRDPIGNVHPEAGHGFALKIDDQSPIREKIGSERFVLRTVKGVDAKRPTPPWMVARLKLAGMRSISLIVDITNYAMLELGQPIHAYDLDKIQGGIVVRRAKAGEVLVTLDGQERKLHPEDLVIADDSGAIGLAGVMGGLSTEVSETTVNVLIEAAHFEPISIARTARRHKLPSEASKRFERGVDSNIAEYAAGRVVQLLEVQALGTADSLGADFRSHRAAAPIWLPADFASGLVGVDYTAKEIVETLTLIGCVVASVDGGFEVIPPTWRPDLRHKTDLVEEVARITGYDRIPTRLPVAPPGRGLTASQRHRRSVITALANSGHVEVLTYPFVSAQQNSWFTPSADTARVRLANPMQGDLNEMRTSILPGLMDALRRNIARGVTDVAIFEEGSVFIPAPPVKVNPALPAGDARPTDAQLQALASTIPVQPKRIAGVFAGNRVAQQVGVTAVEATYQDAIQAARVVVRSVGLDLVVRQASPAGFHPGRTAELSVSTAAGTFVLGYAGELDPKLTSENDLPRRVSAFEIDLSQLYAVAPKVIQAGALGVMPAATQDLSLLVPSSVPAADVQAVITEGAGPLLERIVLVDDYRGANLPEGQKSLTFALRFRAEDRTLTQVEASEARDSAVSLASERFGASLRA
- the infC gene encoding translation initiation factor IF-3, which produces MSRLEEQLISDPRINERIRVPEVRLVGAAGEQIGVVRIEDALRMAQEQDLDLVEVAPTSKPPVAKLMDFGKFKYEAAQKVREARKNQVNTILKTVRFGLKIDAHDYGTKRGQIERFLKAGDKVKVIVVFRGREQSRPEMGIKLLQKLAEEVAELGAVESNPSIDGRNMVMVIGPLKNKADAKAEAKKAADKLSKAAAKDQESPEQPKESAAEAAE
- a CDS encoding RNA methyltransferase, translated to MLTDPKATKVRGVAKLTKKDARSSTGLFLLEGPQGLKEALERPRLIVELYATEEAVSRYPELFDRAESKRIQVQLVTEPVLKALSDTTTPQGVVAVCEQLDVSLDDVLEAKPTLIAFLANIRDPGNAGTVLRAADAAGADAVIFSSNSVDVYNPKVVRSTTGSIFHLPIVIDIDIETAIEKFKAAGIQVFAANGGGEQIPDLKPEVLQAPTAWVFGNEAWGFEQSTLDQVDREVAVPLYGAAESLNLATAASICLYASAFAQNTGA